Proteins encoded within one genomic window of Gloeobacter kilaueensis JS1:
- a CDS encoding NAD(P)H-quinone oxidoreductase subunit 4 has protein sequence MFPWLTVIIVLPLLAAFAVPFIPEKRVKWFSFGVCLIDFVLMVAAFWLDYDITKPGMQLVERYSWMPQIGLEWSVGADGLSMPLILLTGFITALATLAAWPVTLRPRMFHFLMLAMLTGMTGVFAVQDVVLFFLFFELELVPVYLMLAIWGGKGRLYAATKFILYTAIGSLFIIVVGLAMYFYGDVRTLNMIELAAKNYNSTFQNLCFLGLLIAFAVKLPIFPLHTWLPDAHGEATAPVHMLLAGILLKMGGYALMRMNVGFFPEATRLFAPLLIVLGIVNIIYAALTSFGQRNLKRKIAYSSISHMGFVLIGIGSLSQIGMGGAMLQMISHGLIGASLFFLVGATYDRTHTLILNEMGGIAPKMPKIFAMFTACSLASLALPGMSGFVAELMVFVGMTTTDAYSFQFKALVILFAAFGVILTPIYLLSMLREIFYGKLNHKVVHEEELFDAEPREVFIIASLLVPIFGIGLYPKLTTDMYVATTDRLVDVTRERTARSVPPRLLGGIYNFPVAKDSISLR, from the coding sequence ATGTTTCCTTGGTTGACTGTCATCATCGTTCTGCCCCTGCTGGCCGCCTTCGCCGTACCGTTCATTCCCGAAAAGCGGGTGAAGTGGTTCAGCTTCGGCGTCTGCTTGATCGACTTTGTGCTGATGGTCGCTGCCTTCTGGCTCGACTACGACATCACAAAGCCCGGAATGCAACTGGTCGAGCGCTACAGCTGGATGCCCCAGATTGGCCTGGAGTGGTCGGTGGGAGCGGACGGCCTCTCGATGCCGCTCATCTTGCTCACGGGCTTTATCACTGCCCTCGCCACTCTCGCTGCCTGGCCAGTCACCCTCAGGCCGCGCATGTTCCACTTTTTGATGCTCGCCATGCTCACCGGCATGACGGGCGTCTTTGCCGTACAGGACGTGGTGCTTTTCTTCCTGTTCTTTGAGCTGGAACTGGTGCCGGTCTACCTGATGCTCGCCATCTGGGGCGGCAAGGGCAGGCTGTACGCCGCCACCAAGTTCATCCTCTACACGGCGATTGGCTCGCTCTTTATCATCGTCGTCGGCCTGGCGATGTACTTCTACGGCGACGTGCGCACCCTCAACATGATCGAGCTGGCGGCCAAGAACTACAACTCCACCTTCCAGAACCTCTGCTTTTTGGGACTCCTGATCGCCTTTGCGGTCAAGCTGCCCATCTTCCCGCTGCACACCTGGCTGCCGGATGCCCACGGCGAGGCGACCGCCCCTGTCCACATGCTGCTCGCGGGCATCCTGCTCAAGATGGGCGGCTACGCCCTGATGCGGATGAACGTCGGTTTCTTTCCGGAGGCGACGCGCCTGTTTGCGCCGCTGCTCATCGTGTTGGGCATCGTCAACATCATCTACGCCGCCCTCACCTCCTTTGGTCAGCGCAACCTCAAGCGCAAGATCGCCTATTCGTCGATCTCGCACATGGGCTTTGTGCTGATCGGTATCGGGTCGCTCTCGCAAATTGGCATGGGCGGGGCGATGCTCCAGATGATCTCCCACGGTCTTATCGGTGCCTCGCTCTTTTTCCTGGTCGGGGCCACCTACGACCGCACCCACACGCTCATCCTGAACGAAATGGGCGGTATCGCCCCCAAGATGCCCAAGATCTTCGCGATGTTTACCGCCTGCTCCCTCGCCTCCCTCGCCCTGCCGGGCATGAGCGGCTTTGTCGCCGAGTTGATGGTCTTTGTCGGCATGACCACCACCGACGCCTACAGCTTCCAGTTCAAGGCGCTGGTGATCTTGTTCGCCGCCTTCGGGGTGATCCTCACGCCCATCTATCTGCTCTCGATGCTGCGCGAAATCTTTTACGGCAAGCTCAACCACAAGGTCGTCCACGAGGAGGAGCTATTTGACGCTGAGCCGCGCGAGGTGTTCATCATCGCGAGCCTGCTGGTGCCGATCTTTGGGATCGGTCTTTATCCGAAGTTGACGACCGATATGTACGTCGCTACCACCGACCGCCTGGTCGATGTCACCCGCGAACGCACCGCCCGCTCGGTGCCGCCCCGTCTTCTGGGCGGCATCTATAATTTCCCGGTGGCCAAAGACTCGATCAGCCTGCGCTGA
- a CDS encoding sigma-70 family RNA polymerase sigma factor produces the protein MFDASRMRWERIPRLQRNMQIWSEQEPQASYSIEQWLLFWYGRWRRGDDPLAVEHLTCYLYEPACWAARDMQNSFRRHDELGDLVQMAITGVGRVLEHYNPERGIDLKRYAARVFKNMLNRILRERHEAEVCTDWSLLRKYSLRCLHKALQRSGYTGPALECRLSAASAFKTIYVPQRKAGSSHLQPPPNEVWLAIAGHYIYHSTPDSPSATVAQLQSWLEDCAKALRRHLIIEVSLADLSSEASRDLLDYLQPAGPTPIEQLIEQESAERRRLLHAQINAVLVDALHRLDLPLQQSLQLYYSGSLNQQQIASEFDVQQYTVSRWLHRARTKLLVAVGSWVHQNLHVSLEPNIVEGMGMNTILEDWLQLHFQPSDPGELNL, from the coding sequence GTGTTCGATGCAAGCCGGATGCGCTGGGAGCGCATTCCCCGGTTGCAGCGGAACATGCAAATCTGGTCGGAGCAAGAGCCGCAGGCGTCCTATTCGATCGAGCAGTGGCTGCTTTTTTGGTATGGGCGCTGGCGCAGGGGGGACGATCCACTGGCAGTCGAGCACCTGACCTGTTATCTTTATGAGCCTGCCTGCTGGGCAGCACGGGACATGCAGAACAGTTTCCGGCGGCACGACGAACTGGGGGATCTGGTACAGATGGCGATCACGGGCGTCGGGCGCGTCCTGGAGCACTACAACCCGGAGCGGGGCATCGATCTTAAGCGCTACGCTGCCCGCGTCTTCAAAAATATGCTCAATCGCATCCTGCGGGAGCGGCACGAGGCAGAAGTCTGCACGGACTGGTCGCTTTTGCGCAAGTACAGTCTCAGATGCCTGCACAAAGCTCTGCAGCGCAGCGGCTACACAGGTCCGGCGCTAGAGTGTCGCCTGAGCGCTGCGAGCGCCTTCAAGACAATCTATGTTCCGCAGCGCAAAGCTGGTTCTTCTCATCTGCAGCCGCCGCCGAACGAGGTCTGGCTGGCCATCGCCGGACATTACATCTACCACAGCACCCCAGACTCTCCCTCTGCGACAGTGGCCCAACTGCAAAGCTGGCTGGAGGACTGCGCCAAAGCGCTGCGCCGCCACCTGATCATCGAGGTCAGCCTTGCCGACTTGAGCAGCGAAGCCTCGCGGGATCTGCTCGATTATCTGCAGCCAGCGGGACCGACGCCCATCGAGCAATTGATCGAACAAGAAAGCGCCGAAAGACGTCGGCTTCTGCACGCCCAGATCAACGCCGTACTGGTAGACGCCCTCCACCGGCTGGACCTGCCCCTGCAGCAGTCGCTCCAGCTTTATTACAGCGGCAGTTTGAACCAGCAGCAGATTGCCTCAGAATTTGATGTTCAACAATACACAGTTTCGCGCTGGCTCCATCGGGCCCGCACAAAACTTCTTGTTGCGGTAGGTAGCTGGGTCCACCAAAACCTGCATGTTTCGCTGGAACCGAACATAGTGGAAGGTATGGGTATGAATACGATCCTTGAAGACTGGCTCCAACTGCACTTTCAACCTTCCGATCCAGGAGAGCTAAACCTGTGA
- a CDS encoding DUF1822 family protein, producing MTLESSIYCPDTLWLEIPAAALRAERRAYSHGSVHWSAYLNQLCQATVLEWIQQDFEPSAQVWPAVADQPALREFVSGTAIVCGALRLVFLPSEQIDRDEFRIPREWVEIPGWAAHYYLPVEIDCENDRLGIWGFVRYEQLHFDLIDHRDRTYCLDGWRVNPNLHTLWAAYELEVRPPDPQPVAPAALSSSQAEQLIAQWSDRRQMLSPRLQVFDFSQWLALLSDPDWREQLYAERHRHSVLRWLQRGSELPSGWCRPLAPAGGRGRSSGQAVLRQLQIAGQQYELRVFPLPDRPDYTWRFELRNCRGRVPGGLKLRLLTDERQPFENNEETAQTATDELYIDVQLDPGDGLIWEIEPQPDNFVHEVLYF from the coding sequence GTGACCCTCGAATCTTCTATTTACTGTCCGGATACCCTCTGGCTTGAAATCCCAGCGGCAGCCCTCAGGGCGGAGCGGCGGGCCTACTCCCACGGCAGCGTGCATTGGAGCGCCTACCTCAATCAACTGTGCCAGGCAACGGTTCTGGAGTGGATCCAGCAGGATTTTGAACCTTCCGCCCAGGTCTGGCCTGCGGTTGCAGACCAGCCGGCCCTCCGAGAATTTGTGAGTGGTACGGCGATTGTCTGCGGCGCGTTGAGGCTGGTCTTTTTGCCCAGCGAACAGATCGACCGCGACGAATTTCGCATTCCCCGCGAGTGGGTCGAAATTCCGGGTTGGGCGGCCCACTATTACCTGCCCGTCGAGATCGATTGCGAGAACGACCGACTGGGGATCTGGGGCTTCGTGCGCTACGAGCAGCTGCACTTTGATCTCATCGACCACCGCGACCGCACCTATTGCCTGGACGGCTGGCGCGTCAATCCGAACCTGCACACGCTCTGGGCAGCTTATGAGTTGGAGGTGCGTCCTCCCGACCCCCAGCCCGTAGCCCCAGCCGCCCTCAGCAGCAGTCAGGCAGAACAGCTGATTGCCCAGTGGAGCGACCGGCGGCAAATGCTCTCCCCCCGACTGCAGGTCTTCGACTTCAGTCAGTGGCTGGCGCTGCTTTCTGATCCTGATTGGCGGGAGCAACTCTACGCCGAGCGCCATCGCCATTCGGTGCTGCGCTGGCTGCAGCGGGGCAGTGAGCTGCCGAGCGGCTGGTGCAGACCCCTGGCACCGGCGGGTGGACGCGGCAGGAGCAGCGGGCAGGCCGTGCTCCGCCAGTTGCAGATCGCCGGTCAGCAGTACGAACTGCGCGTCTTTCCGCTGCCGGACCGCCCCGACTACACCTGGCGCTTTGAGTTGCGCAACTGCCGGGGGCGGGTGCCAGGCGGCCTCAAACTCAGGCTTTTGACCGACGAAAGGCAGCCTTTTGAAAACAACGAGGAGACAGCCCAGACAGCGACCGACGAACTCTACATCGACGTACAGCTCGATCCGGGCGATGGCCTGATCTGGGAGATCGAGCCGCAACCGGACAATTTTGTCCATGAGGTTCTCTACTTTTAA
- a CDS encoding TldD/PmbA family protein encodes MNDSVQKLLALARQQGVQAEVYFLQLDETPVKFETNRLKSLQTRATTGIALRVLSQGRLGFASSTDLSRLEALLAAAIETAGSGDPAEFDFLAAGELPEGRASRLFTVPSGDHFVRLGDELVARIRDYNGDILVSAAFTLRRSQVEIATTGGTTGRRERTTVSASLSGNLVRDADLLEVSDFAVERDGEPDYEQLVAGVIAKFRRAERTAWVESGTLPVVFSPMAAAFTLGGLFQTALSGQTVLQKTSPLADRLDQQVFSEELTLFEAPDQGTAATGFDDEGTPTRAKQFIERGVVQEFYWDRTWAARAGRLPGGNGFRSGLARPAPGLVNFCMAGGRATTAQLIGSIDEGILVEQVLGAGQSNTLAGEFSVNLDLGYKIEKGEIVGRLKNTMVAGNIFEAFSTQLLGLSRETSWVFGSTALPTIAFSHLGVSSRR; translated from the coding sequence GTGAACGATAGTGTCCAGAAACTGCTCGCCCTTGCCCGGCAGCAGGGGGTCCAGGCGGAGGTTTACTTTCTCCAGCTCGATGAAACCCCGGTCAAATTCGAGACCAACCGCCTCAAAAGCCTGCAGACGCGGGCGACTACCGGTATTGCCCTGCGCGTCCTCTCGCAGGGGCGGCTGGGTTTTGCCAGTTCTACTGACCTGAGTCGCCTCGAAGCGCTGCTGGCGGCGGCAATCGAGACGGCGGGCAGCGGCGATCCGGCTGAATTCGACTTTTTAGCGGCGGGCGAGTTGCCCGAAGGGCGGGCGAGCCGGCTCTTTACGGTGCCGAGTGGCGACCATTTTGTGCGGTTGGGCGATGAGCTGGTGGCGCGCATCCGCGACTACAACGGCGATATTCTGGTGAGCGCTGCTTTTACCCTGCGCCGATCGCAGGTCGAGATTGCCACCACCGGCGGCACCACCGGCAGGCGTGAGCGGACGACGGTGAGCGCCTCGCTTTCTGGCAACCTGGTGCGCGATGCCGACTTACTGGAGGTCTCGGACTTTGCGGTCGAGCGCGACGGCGAGCCGGACTACGAGCAACTGGTTGCCGGGGTAATTGCCAAGTTCCGCCGGGCCGAGCGCACTGCCTGGGTGGAGAGCGGCACTTTACCGGTCGTCTTCTCGCCGATGGCGGCGGCCTTTACCCTGGGGGGGCTCTTTCAAACGGCGCTCTCGGGGCAGACGGTCCTCCAGAAGACCTCTCCCCTGGCGGACAGGCTGGACCAGCAGGTTTTCAGCGAAGAGCTGACGCTTTTTGAAGCTCCCGATCAGGGCACCGCTGCCACTGGCTTCGACGACGAGGGAACACCGACAAGAGCCAAGCAATTTATCGAGCGAGGTGTGGTGCAAGAATTTTACTGGGACCGCACCTGGGCAGCGCGGGCAGGCCGACTGCCGGGCGGCAACGGCTTTCGCAGTGGCCTCGCCCGGCCCGCACCGGGACTGGTCAATTTTTGTATGGCCGGGGGGAGGGCAACAACCGCCCAACTCATCGGCTCGATCGACGAGGGTATCCTGGTCGAGCAGGTGCTCGGTGCCGGTCAATCCAATACGCTCGCGGGCGAATTTTCGGTCAACCTCGATCTGGGCTACAAGATCGAGAAGGGCGAGATCGTCGGTCGCCTCAAAAATACGATGGTTGCCGGCAATATCTTCGAGGCGTTCAGCACCCAACTGCTGGGACTGTCCCGCGAGACAAGCTGGGTTTTCGGTTCGACCGCGTTGCCGACGATCGCCTTCAGTCATCTGGGCGTCTCCAGCCGCCGCTAG
- a CDS encoding DedA family protein, translating to MEPVQDFFHYLSNFDALIRTGGYLALTAIIFAETGLLVGFFLPGDSLLVAAGVLIAASGLLNIWVLTGLLIAAAIGGNAVGYWIGSAAGPRLFRREQSLLFSKKSLLKAERFYLRHGGKTIVLARFVPIIRTFAPVVAGAAGMSFRTFMLYSVFGGIAWIGLLLPGSYFLGRLIPDLEKNIHLAVALVIVLSLLPPLIEYLKTRREPHTS from the coding sequence GTGGAGCCGGTACAGGATTTTTTTCATTACCTGAGCAACTTCGATGCGCTGATTCGCACCGGTGGCTATCTGGCTTTGACGGCGATCATCTTTGCAGAGACGGGCCTGCTGGTCGGGTTTTTTTTGCCGGGCGATTCGCTTTTGGTGGCGGCGGGCGTGCTCATCGCCGCCAGCGGCCTGCTCAATATCTGGGTGCTGACGGGCCTGCTCATCGCCGCTGCCATCGGCGGCAATGCCGTCGGCTACTGGATCGGGTCAGCGGCGGGGCCCCGCTTATTTCGCCGCGAGCAATCGCTGTTGTTTTCTAAAAAGAGCCTGCTCAAGGCCGAGCGCTTTTACCTCCGCCACGGCGGCAAGACGATCGTGCTCGCCCGCTTCGTCCCGATTATCCGCACCTTCGCGCCGGTGGTGGCGGGGGCGGCGGGGATGTCCTTTCGGACATTTATGCTCTACAGCGTCTTTGGCGGCATCGCCTGGATTGGCCTGCTGTTGCCTGGCAGTTACTTTTTGGGCCGGCTGATCCCAGATCTCGAAAAAAACATTCACCTGGCGGTCGCCCTGGTGATTGTCCTGTCGCTGCTGCCGCCTTTGATCGAATATCTCAAGACCCGCCGGGAACCCCACACCTCCTGA
- a CDS encoding amidohydrolase family protein encodes MPTALYRLTGFLIAWCCCPAIAFAQIPETAPPQGLRENNPRLHALTGARIVVAPGKVIEDGTLLLRDGLIEAVGGKLTIPAGARVWKLRGRVIYAGFIDSYTSLDLPKDLQPPKPRPEEGEANEAKPPEKKAPPAGAAAWNERVTPERNAADALTIDATGTEKLRNLGFTSALSAPGRGVFRGSSALINLGSGDGNRVVLVPKLAEHIAFEQSRFREDRYPVSLMGSIALIRQTFLDADWYRRAQAAYSRSAAGLVRPETNEALAALEEASTAKMPVVFEAQDELDLLRALRLVDEFHLRGLLVGNGYEYRVMDELQAARTPVIVPLDFPGAPEVETPEKALDIPLDELQHWDQAPDNPARLAAAGIPFALTTARLARPEEQFWTRLRRSVRRGLSATSALAALTTTPARLWGVSNRYGTIEPGKVANLVVADGDLFTGKANVLTVWVDGQYYQTDRGEAADPRGSWQVSWSGASAPTALDIKGEAGKPRASLAGSDLTAALDGEQLVLLAPARLFGTTGGLVRLSGQIAEDSLSGTGQLPDGRFFDWSARRTAVGAAADKDKDTDTDRASSAPATYPAGAFGRAQKPDQPEWVLVRGGTLWTSAAAGKLVESDLLVHRGKIARLGPNLVAPAGATVIDARGGHITPGLIDCHSHTAISRGVNEGTHAVTSEVRIGDVLDATDINLYRELAGGLTVANVLHGSANPIGGQNQVIKLRWGEKPEGLKFAGAMPGIKFALGENVKQSFRPQSSRYPQTRMGVEQLLRDNFLAARDYERNFERYRVGATLLPPRRDLQLEALVEILNGRRLVHIHSYRQDEILMFTRLAEQLKFQIGTFQHVLEGYKVADAIARVGAGASSFSDWWGYKVEVYDAIPQNVALMTRVGVVSSVNSDSDDLARRLNTEAAKSIRYGGLSEEEALKLVTINPARQLRIDRQVGSLEVGKDADFVIWSGPPLSSKSRADATWIDGRRYFDRDEDARLRTANAQEHEALVQKALVERQKMLGTGGRAADKPTTPGSTPTLEAGDFAYALEHRSLYHDGRGHIDCSDRDHRTLYGDRP; translated from the coding sequence ATGCCGACTGCCCTGTACCGGCTGACAGGCTTCCTTATCGCCTGGTGCTGCTGTCCTGCCATCGCCTTTGCCCAGATCCCCGAGACGGCTCCGCCCCAGGGCCTGCGCGAGAACAACCCGCGCCTGCACGCCCTCACCGGAGCGCGCATCGTCGTCGCCCCCGGCAAAGTGATCGAAGATGGCACCCTCCTCCTGCGCGACGGTCTGATCGAGGCGGTGGGCGGCAAGCTCACCATTCCGGCTGGAGCGAGAGTCTGGAAGCTCAGGGGCCGGGTGATCTACGCGGGCTTTATCGACAGCTACACCTCCCTCGATCTGCCCAAAGATCTCCAGCCGCCTAAACCGCGCCCAGAAGAAGGCGAAGCAAACGAAGCGAAGCCCCCGGAAAAAAAAGCGCCCCCCGCTGGAGCGGCGGCCTGGAACGAGCGGGTCACCCCCGAGCGCAATGCCGCCGACGCGCTCACCATCGATGCCACGGGCACCGAAAAGTTGCGCAACCTCGGTTTTACCAGTGCCCTCAGCGCACCGGGCCGGGGCGTCTTCCGGGGCAGCAGCGCCCTTATCAACCTGGGCAGTGGCGACGGCAACCGGGTGGTACTGGTGCCGAAGCTGGCCGAGCACATTGCCTTCGAGCAGTCGCGCTTTCGGGAGGACCGCTATCCGGTGTCGCTGATGGGTTCGATCGCCCTCATCCGCCAGACGTTCCTCGACGCCGACTGGTACCGCCGCGCCCAGGCCGCCTACAGTCGTTCTGCCGCAGGACTGGTGCGGCCTGAGACCAACGAGGCGCTCGCCGCCCTCGAAGAAGCCTCCACCGCCAAGATGCCCGTCGTCTTCGAGGCGCAGGACGAGCTGGACCTGTTGCGGGCGCTGCGCCTGGTGGACGAATTTCACCTGCGCGGCCTGCTTGTGGGCAACGGCTACGAGTACCGGGTGATGGACGAGCTGCAGGCGGCCCGCACACCGGTGATCGTGCCCCTCGATTTTCCGGGGGCCCCGGAGGTGGAGACGCCCGAAAAAGCGCTCGATATCCCCCTCGACGAGCTGCAGCACTGGGACCAGGCTCCCGACAACCCGGCCCGGCTGGCGGCGGCAGGCATTCCCTTTGCTCTCACGACAGCCCGCCTCGCCAGGCCCGAGGAGCAGTTCTGGACGCGGCTTCGGCGCTCGGTGCGGCGCGGCCTCAGTGCCACGAGCGCCCTCGCCGCCCTCACCACCACCCCGGCCCGGCTCTGGGGCGTGAGCAACCGCTACGGCACGATCGAGCCCGGCAAGGTGGCAAATCTCGTCGTCGCCGACGGGGATCTGTTTACCGGCAAGGCGAACGTGCTCACCGTCTGGGTCGATGGCCAGTACTACCAGACCGATAGAGGCGAAGCGGCGGACCCACGGGGCAGCTGGCAGGTGAGCTGGTCCGGGGCGAGCGCCCCCACCGCCCTCGACATCAAAGGCGAGGCGGGCAAACCCAGGGCGAGCCTGGCGGGCAGCGACCTCACCGCCGCCCTCGATGGCGAGCAACTGGTGCTGCTTGCGCCAGCCAGACTTTTTGGCACCACCGGCGGGCTGGTGCGCCTCAGCGGCCAGATCGCAGAGGACAGCCTCAGCGGCACTGGCCAGCTACCCGATGGCCGTTTTTTTGACTGGAGCGCCCGCCGCACCGCCGTGGGTGCCGCCGCAGACAAGGACAAGGACACCGACACCGACAGAGCAAGTAGCGCCCCTGCCACCTACCCGGCGGGAGCCTTCGGTCGCGCCCAAAAACCCGATCAGCCCGAGTGGGTGCTGGTGCGCGGCGGCACGCTCTGGACCAGCGCCGCTGCCGGTAAGCTCGTCGAGTCCGACCTGCTCGTTCACCGGGGCAAGATCGCCCGCCTCGGACCCAATCTCGTCGCCCCAGCCGGGGCAACGGTGATCGACGCGCGCGGCGGGCATATTACACCCGGTCTCATCGACTGTCACTCCCACACGGCGATCAGCCGGGGGGTGAACGAGGGCACCCACGCCGTCACCAGCGAAGTGCGCATCGGCGACGTGCTCGATGCCACCGACATCAACCTCTACCGCGAACTGGCGGGCGGTCTCACCGTCGCCAACGTCCTGCACGGCTCGGCTAACCCGATCGGCGGCCAGAATCAGGTCATCAAACTGCGCTGGGGCGAAAAGCCGGAGGGGCTCAAATTTGCCGGGGCGATGCCGGGCATCAAGTTCGCCCTGGGCGAGAACGTCAAGCAGTCCTTTCGGCCCCAGTCGAGCCGCTATCCCCAGACGCGCATGGGGGTCGAGCAACTGTTGCGCGACAATTTTTTGGCGGCCCGCGACTACGAGCGGAACTTTGAGCGCTATCGCGTCGGGGCGACGCTGCTGCCGCCCCGGCGGGACCTCCAGCTCGAAGCCCTCGTCGAAATCTTAAATGGCAGGCGGCTGGTTCACATCCACTCCTACCGCCAGGACGAGATCTTGATGTTCACCCGGCTCGCGGAGCAGCTGAAGTTTCAGATCGGCACCTTTCAGCACGTGCTCGAAGGCTACAAGGTGGCCGACGCCATCGCGAGAGTCGGGGCGGGCGCTTCGAGCTTCAGCGACTGGTGGGGCTACAAGGTCGAAGTCTACGACGCTATCCCTCAGAACGTGGCGCTGATGACGCGGGTGGGGGTAGTAAGCTCGGTCAACTCCGACAGCGACGATCTGGCCCGCCGCCTCAACACCGAAGCGGCCAAGTCGATCCGCTACGGCGGCCTCAGCGAAGAAGAAGCGCTCAAGCTCGTCACGATCAACCCGGCCAGGCAGCTGCGCATCGACCGGCAGGTGGGCTCGCTGGAGGTAGGCAAGGACGCCGACTTTGTGATCTGGAGCGGGCCGCCGCTTTCGAGCAAAAGCCGCGCCGATGCGACCTGGATCGACGGGCGGCGCTACTTCGATCGCGACGAGGATGCCCGGCTGCGGACCGCCAATGCCCAGGAGCACGAGGCGCTCGTTCAAAAAGCGCTCGTCGAGCGCCAGAAGATGCTCGGCACAGGTGGCCGCGCCGCTGACAAACCGACTACCCCAGGTTCTACTCCCACCCTCGAAGCAGGTGATTTTGCCTATGCGCTCGAACACCGCTCGCTCTACCACGACGGTCGCGGCCATATCGACTGTTCTGATCGCGATCATCGCACTCTGTACGGCGATCGCCCCTAG
- a CDS encoding amidohydrolase family protein: MRSNTARSTTTVAAISTVLIAIIALCTAIAPSRASDLVPPPPQTRPIALVGGTIHPVSAPAIEAGQIVMSGGKIVAVGKNLSLPPNAEVIDITGKHVYPGLMAAHSELGLVEIGSVRASTDTAESGSINPNVRAAVSINPDSELLPVARTGGVLTALSVPQPGGEDGLITGTSALIQLDGWSWEEMALKPRVGLHIFWPTLAINRDPSFPKSPKKQQEEAQKRLRQIDDTFAVARAYRLARLHNSAAQDHDSRWEAMIPVFEGKLPVFIHADELSQIESALAWSAGQKLSIVLVGGQDAWRVAGRLKERDIPVIISPLIALPLRRDDPYDAPYTSAAKLFQAGVRFAIANDGSSFAAPHERNLPYQAAMAAAYGLPPDEAIRAITLYPAQILGVADRLGSLEVGKDATLIVTTGDPLEMATQTERAYIQGRNIDLANRQTRLYDKYRQKYERLLRTATPASSTGGRQ; this comes from the coding sequence ATGCGCTCGAACACCGCTCGCTCTACCACGACGGTCGCGGCCATATCGACTGTTCTGATCGCGATCATCGCACTCTGTACGGCGATCGCCCCTAGCCGGGCCAGCGACCTGGTGCCGCCTCCGCCCCAGACGCGCCCCATCGCCCTGGTGGGCGGTACGATCCATCCGGTGAGCGCCCCCGCGATCGAGGCGGGGCAGATCGTCATGAGCGGCGGCAAGATCGTGGCGGTGGGCAAAAATCTGTCTCTGCCTCCCAACGCCGAGGTGATCGATATAACCGGAAAGCACGTCTATCCGGGATTGATGGCCGCCCACAGCGAACTGGGGCTGGTGGAGATCGGCTCGGTGCGTGCCAGCACCGACACCGCCGAGAGCGGATCGATCAATCCGAACGTGCGGGCGGCGGTGTCGATCAACCCCGACAGCGAATTGTTGCCCGTCGCCCGTACCGGCGGCGTGCTCACCGCCCTCAGCGTGCCCCAGCCAGGGGGCGAGGACGGCCTGATTACCGGCACCTCTGCCCTCATCCAGCTCGACGGCTGGAGCTGGGAGGAGATGGCCCTCAAGCCCCGCGTCGGCCTGCACATCTTCTGGCCGACCCTCGCGATCAACCGCGACCCGAGCTTTCCCAAGTCGCCCAAAAAACAGCAGGAGGAGGCCCAGAAGCGCCTGCGCCAGATCGACGACACCTTTGCCGTCGCCCGCGCCTACCGCCTCGCCCGCCTGCACAACAGCGCCGCCCAGGACCACGACAGCCGCTGGGAGGCGATGATCCCGGTCTTCGAGGGCAAGCTGCCGGTATTTATCCATGCCGACGAATTGAGCCAGATCGAGTCTGCCCTCGCCTGGAGTGCCGGGCAGAAGCTCTCGATCGTGCTGGTGGGCGGGCAGGACGCCTGGCGGGTGGCAGGTCGCCTCAAAGAGCGCGACATTCCGGTTATTATCAGTCCCCTCATCGCCCTGCCCCTCAGGCGGGACGATCCCTACGACGCACCCTACACCAGTGCCGCCAAACTCTTCCAGGCCGGGGTGCGCTTTGCGATCGCCAACGACGGCAGCAGCTTTGCTGCTCCCCACGAGCGCAACCTGCCCTACCAGGCGGCGATGGCCGCCGCCTACGGCCTGCCCCCGGACGAGGCGATCAGGGCAATCACCCTCTACCCGGCCCAGATTCTGGGGGTGGCGGATCGACTCGGGTCGCTGGAGGTGGGCAAGGACGCCACCCTCATCGTCACCACCGGCGATCCGCTCGAAATGGCTACCCAGACCGAGCGCGCCTACATCCAGGGCCGCAACATCGATCTGGCCAACCGCCAGACGCGCCTCTACGACAAGTACCGCCAGAAGTACGAGCGGCTGTTGCGCACCGCTACTCCGGCCAGTTCGACTGGCGGCAGGCAGTAG